From the Neobacillus sp. PS3-34 genome, the window TATCAATTAACTGATAACCGCCAGTGCTTGATTCTGTCCATGGCGATTGACCGCTTTCAAACCCGCCATTGGTGATCAGCTCTGTAACGGTACCACCGCCGCCAGAACCTCCAGAAGATCCGTTAATATCGCGAACCAGGTTATATGCATCAGGTGTTCCGATACCAGAAGCCATATCATAGCCAGCTGTTGCCGGATAGTACAAGTTGTTTCCACTTGTTACGTCATGATACGCAGGATATGTTTGCGTAGTATTAAACATTTTGTAAAGCGTTGGGTTCGCCTGGCCAAGGTTACCCTTGCCATTTGCAGCCGCGTACTGATTATTGAGTGCCGCGATACCAGCCCATAATGGTGCAGCAGCCGATGTTCCCCCTACTACTGTCCATGCGCCCTGACTGTAGATGGAATAACCAGTGCTTGGGTCAGCATCTGCTGAAACGTCAGGAACCTGGCGTTTGCCATTTGAATAGCTATTTTGTACACCAGTGCCAGATTGGAATGAAGGCATAGCATATAGCGTAGACAAACCGCCACCACCGCCTGTCTTATTTGAGCTGTTAGCCCAAATAGACTCTGAGCTGTAAGATGAACCACTTAGATTCAAGTGTGTTCCGCCAACACCTGTGACATATGGGTCATTTGCCGGGCTGTCAACCTCAAGGGTAGAACCACCGGAATCATATGCACCATTATCTCCAGACGCTGCAAAAATACTTTGTCCTTGTGTAGCATATTGCTGGAAGATGGTATGAAGGCTGTTCATGCTAGCGGTAGAAGCGTGCTGTTCGCCAATTCCCCAGCTGACAGAAATTGATTTCGCTTTATTTTCAGTAGCAATTTTTTGATAAGTATCAATTAAGCCTTGTCCCGTGTTCGGTCCTTCATATACGATTACTTGCGCCTTAGGAGCGATGGCATTGATAACCTCGATATCTAATTCTACCTCTACTTGCCCTTCGCAGGCAGCACCATTAAAACCATCAATATAAACATTGGTTGGTGCAGGGCTTCCAAGGCCATAGTAGTTGCTGTAGTTCGTGACGTTAGAAGCGACATATCCGTCAAGCTCCATTACGGCTACAGTTTGGCCAGATCCTGTATAACCGGCACTTGCCAGCGGGCTGACATTATACGCCCCCTTTAATTCAGCCGGTGTATAGCCGCCAGATGGGCCACTGCCCACTCTTGGTTCAACTGCTGCAGGCTTGTTACTCACTTGTGGTGACGGTTTCCTGATTTGTGGATGTGTATAGCGTGATTCGTTATCCAGGCCTTCCACATCTGTGATTACTCCGGCAAATTCTGCAGGAATCTCAGGTGCCTTGTCATTTGCAAAATAAGCTTGTCCATTTGAGTTTTTATAGTTATTAATCGTTACACTAAATGCATCTTCCATCTGTCCTGTTGTTCCACTGACAGTGATAAACGCATTATTGGAAGAAATAGTTTCAACTTTAAAACCTTGGCTTTTTAAATAGTCCTTAACATTGGCAACCGTTTCATCGGTTGGTCCGAATTGCTGCTTAAATTCTTCAGGTGTTAGAAAATGCTTGTAGTTAGGGGATGAGGGGTCATTGAGACTAGCGATAAAACTGTCAAGCTGATCGCTATTTCTTAATTTCAGCGCGATTGTTAAGGAACTCTTTGTGCTGCGGCTGGTGTGATCAATCAGCTTGCCGTGTTTTGCGGCGATTGGTGCTGCTCCATTCAGTTGAACATGGCTGGGTGCTGCTGCAAAGCTTGAGCCTCCAGACGAAAACAACGTAAAACTTAAAAGCGAAGCAACTGCCGGCATTAATAATTTTCTTCTTTTCATCCTTTCACCTCTCCAATTTCCCCAAATAAAAAATCCTACCCACCATGGCAGAATTCAAGTACCATTTGTGGCGGCCGACTACCCTGGAGTTGGTTTCTTAACGTCAATTCTTTAGGCTCGTGGCTTTGCGTCACCATCTTTCAATGGTTTTGCCTTTTTCATTTGGAATAATATGTTTGTTCACCTAATATTTTACTTAGGTAAAGCGATACCGTATATAAGTCTTTTTGCATATTTATGATGAGAATTTGATGAGAAAACACACCTTTTGTTGTAAAAAATCGAAAAGTAGAATGGGCGCTATCGTTTAAAATCCAAACCTACTATTCTCTAAAACTATCTATTTTACCATCTCTGATTTTGTCTTCATCCATTTTTACCATTCGTTTAAATCCCCTGCTTCTGGCAAAAAATCGTCTGCCTGCCTTCCTGCTCGTTTTCCTCAAAAAAGAGAATCTTCCAATCCCGAAATTCGGATAGCAATTCATTGGACTCAAGTTTGTATTGACTGGATACTCTTTGATGTTCGGCATTTGGAGATTTATAGTAGGTTTCCATAAAGAAAAAACCGTTCTGCTTTACGAGCTCTTTTACATAAGGGATGATGGATCTTTCCAGATAATAGGTATTCATCACAAAATCAAATGAATGCTTTTTCAATGGCAGGCTTGTAATCTTGGTTAAATCACCTATCATAGTGGTCACCATTAGGCCCTGCTTTACCGCCATTTCCTGGACATAATCTGCCGCAACTTCTGATATATCCACCGCCATCACTTCATATCCCAGCTGGGCCAGGAACAGGCTGTTTCCTCCGAGACCGCAAGCAATATCAAGTGCCGTTCCCCCTTGCATGTATGGGGATAAATTCTTAAGCCTTTCATTGGGTACAGGCTCTCTAAGTTCATCCAGCCTCTCTTTATGCTTTCGATTCCATTTTTCTCGATGATCCATTTTCGCACCCCATTTATCTTTTTTTAAGTCGTATCATTTCACACCAGATTAGCGTTCCTCGCCATTCTTATAAAATTAACCCTACCAAAAGTCTTCGATAATTACACCTGCTAAATTGTTACGGACCATGACCTCAAGGAAAGCGATTCTTGCCAAATGTAATCGAACTTTTACAAATATCTAACACACAACTTACAACTCCTTAATAACTCTTATGTAAGTTAAAAAAGACTACTAGGAAATACATTAGATTGAGGAGGATGGAGAATGAAAAAAGTAATTTTCGCCATAGCGGCGGCACTTACCATTGGTACTGTATCAACTGCGTTTGCCTACCCTGATGCTTTTAATTCCGGGAAAGAAGGGAAAGAAATGGCAGGGAAATTCCAACAGCTTTCCCGGGATAATGTGTGGGAGCAAACAGAAAAAGTTGATCTGCAATTTAAAACCTATCATCCACAAGGAATGACGAAGGTCGGAGACTTATACTACATGTCTTCTGTAGAAATCATTGAAAAACCGGTAAAATACGACCAGCCTCATGATGGTTATGACCGCTCACCTGGTAAAGGCATTGGCCATCTTTTTGTTTTTAATAAGGAAGGGAAACTTTTAAAGGATATCAAGCTTGGTGAAGGCAGTATATACCATCCTGGTGGAATTGCCTATGATGGTGAATCGATCTGGGTTCCCGCTGCAGAGTACCGCCCAAACAGCAAATCAATCATTTATAAAGTTGATCCACAAACGATGAAATCCGAGGAAGTGTTCCGCACGAATGACCATATTGGAGGGGTACTTCGTGATGGAAAACACGGGAATCTAAAAGCTGTAAGCTGGGGTTCGAGAACCTTTTATGAGTTTAATGAAAAAGGAAAAGTACTCCGCAAATCAACGAATCCGAGCCACTTTATCGACTATCAGGACTGCGAGAGTGCAGGAAAAGAAAGCATGATTTGCAGCGGTATTACTGAATTGCCACAGCAAAGTTCTTCTACTGCTAAATATGAATTGGGCGGATTAGCCTTGTTGGATATGAAAAAAATGAATATGGTTCACGAATTGCCTATTACTCTATTTTCGCCTCAGGGACATGTTGTAACACGAGATCCAGTATTTCTTGAAAATACGAAACTGGGAATTAAAATGTACGCTGTTCCCGATGATGATCAATCCTCAATGCTGGTATATGAAACAAAAGCCACTAAAAAATAATTTTTCAAATAGAATAATTTAATCCAAACAAGACACCATAAGTCAGGATGGATTTATTTACTCTATTAATAGGAGGATAACAATGAAATTTTTGAAAAAAAGATTATTTTGGGTACTAGCAATTGTTTTGTGCTCGATAACTTTTACAACAGCTTATGCAACAAATGGGACCACACAAGAACCTCCAACTATTAGTACGTTAAAGCATGATGAACCCACTTCTACAAGAATTAAGCAGCTTGAAGATATCGCCATGTACTATTATTGGCATGGTGGTGACATTAAAAAAGCTGAAACAGAAATATTTAAGGGTATTACCTTAAAGGGTAAATTTGATGTTGTTGAAAATGCATTTATTCAAGCAGCATTACTTGATCCCCATAACATTGATCTGAAATTTTCATTAGCGTCCACACAAATCATACAAAAAAAGCTTCCGGAAGCTTTTCAAACGTACAAACAAATATTAAATTTAGAGCCAAATCATTTCAATACAAACCTAGTCTATGGAGTTTACTCACGTATAAATGGAGACGAACGTACGTATAATCGTTCCATTTCAAAGCTAAAAAGGATAAATGCTAAAAAGGCAAATGAATTTGTTCAAAAAATTAATAGAACAGAAGATATAATGAAAGAAAAATTTAATGTTGAAGTCCCTGCAAACTTACCTCAAAAAGATCATGCCATTGTAATTTTGGGTTACGCTCTCGCAGATGATGGCTCCATGCAGCCAACACTCATTGAACGTTTAAAAGCAGGTCTTGCGATTGCTAAAAAATACCCAAATTCGAAAATTATTGTATCGGGTGGAGTTCCTAAACAAGGTGTTACAGAAGCCGATGCAATGAGCAAGTGGTTGATCTCTCAAGGAATTGAAAAAGATAGAATCCTTCTTGAAAATAATTCTACTGATACTGTTGAAAATGGCCTTTTTACAACCGCTATTCTTGAAAAAGAGAACTTAAAAGACGTTACACTTGTTACAAGTGCCAGCCATATGAGAAGAGCATTAACTGTTTTTAAAGAAGCCAGTGACTTTTATGATAAAATGAATGGCAAAAAGTCAGGCAGAAACTTTACAAACATGGTCTATTTGGATTTCCCTTCCTTAGCAGAAGCCCAAAAAGTACCGAATGATGAAAAGCTCGTGATTTATCGCGACCTATTTAGAACCTCAGGTATCTGGCAATATCCTGGTCTTCAAAGATAAAAATGTACAAACAAAAACAGTTCGTTTTATTGAACTGTTTTTTGTTTGTAATAAGATATTGTTGTCACGATAATCAAATGTCACTTGCTCACCATTGTTCTCGTATTTTTAACTGTTTTGCGATTCATTGATACTTGTGATGATGAGCGTTTTTTTAGGAAGGAATAAAGATTTCCGATACACAACCCTATAAACAAATACATTAATCCCCCGAAAATCCCGTAGATCAACGCCCCTGCTGCTGAAGTGAGGATACCAAATAGGACTTGATCTTTATCTTTAGCTGGGGAAGTAGGCGGATCCGTAAGCATAAAAAAGCCAAAGAAAAGAGTAGCGTTTATAAATGGCGGCCGGAGTGCGTCCACCTCATCTCCTATATTGAAATGCCCCATTAGGAGCAAAAGTAAGAAAGAAGTGCCCATAAACGCAAAAACCTGAGGGAACTTGTTTACACGATTTGTGACCAAATATCCTCCAACTAAAAGAAACAAAATGGTCCAAGCAGGAAGATCTCCAAAAGCCCCCCACCAGCTTTGACCCGTATGAAAGAACGGAACGGATAAAAGTAAACCAAAAGCCGCTGGATTAAAGATCGGCTTTTTCTTATATACCAAAAGATGCTTGGACAAAATCGCAATAGCAGCTGTTGCCGCAATGATCCCAAATGAGGTTGTTGTACTTAAGATTAGGGAAATGATGAACCCTGTAATAAGGGCACCGTCCGGCATGCTCCATTTTCTTTTTTTAACAACATTACAAAGAATGTCCACCATGATTGAAACGATAACCGCGGCAACGCCATTAATAATTCCCTTTATATCTTTGGACTCGATTGATGCGATAAGGAGATAAGTTATCAAAACCATTCCCACATAGCCCTTTGGTGTTTTAAGCCATTTCTTTACTGTCATTTATTTTCCTCCAACTCTAAGAACTTCTAACCCGGATGTGATTAAAAGTCCCATTAGACCAATGTTTTCAATTAATTGCGTTCCTCTTTCATGACCAAGCAAAAAAGCTGCTGTCGAAAAGGCATCGGCCATCATGGCGAAAGGCGCAATGATGCTGCAGCTGACCCAATCATTTGGCGAATGCCCCGTTTTAGGATTAATGATGTGATGCATACCGGGGAGTTTAGAATGCCTGCGCTCATAACTTCCAGAGGTGCAAATGGCTTCATTAGATAGCTCGACTACGTGAATGATTTTATCTTTTTTCTTGGGATGCTGAATGCCTATCTTCCAAGGGAATCCATCCCTATCCACTCCCCCAGCAAACAGATCTCCACCAGCATTAACAAGAAACCCATCAAAGTCCTTCAACTCCTGAGCTGCCAAATCGATCGCAAACCCTTTCGCAACCGCTCCTAAATCAACTACAAGAGGCTTTTTCAAAAATAATGTTCGGTCTTGTTCATCTAAAATAATATCCCGAAACGTGACGGAGTCAGCAGATGGGTTTTCACTGATTTCTCCTGTTAAATAATGACGATTATATCCTTGCTGCTCCATGACTTTACCAATCGCAGGGTCAAATTCACCATCCGTTATTTTGGCGATTTCCAAAGCGAACTTCAGTGGCTCAAATAAAAAAGGGCTTATCTGAATTGGATTATCAATGATTCGACAGGCGTTCATTAATTCACTGTCAGGGCTAAAACGGCTGCAAGTCTGTTCTACTTTTCGGAATGCCTCAAAAGCCCGCTCCATTTTTGCCTCAGCCTCTTCTGTTGACATTGTTTCGCGAATGACTACCTGTATCTCTACAACTGAATCCATAAATAATTTCGTTTTTTTCATACGTTCCCCTTAAGCATTTTGGCGCTGATAGAGTGCTTCTTGTACAGCATCTTCAAAAGCCTGAGTACTATAGGTTGCTCCTGAAACATTCATTACCTGTGCACTTTGGGTTTGTAATACTTCATCAGGCAGGCCAACTATATCATCTTCAGAATAATGCATGGCAAAATTGCTAATTTCAACATCCGTGATTTTATCATTCTTTATTGTAACGGCAACTTCAATCGACCCGCGCCGATTCATTCCTGTGCCTGTAAATGTCCCATCTTTATATAGTTGTTTTGTTTTGGTGGAAACAGCGCTAGAATTCCCGCCATTTGTTTGCATGGAAATTTGGGCATGCTGCTGCGTTTCCAATTTAGTGGCCTGAGTTTCCGTAGAAAAAAAACCGGCGGCATAAACCCCTGCAACGGCGGTTGAACATAAAATTACCCACTTTTTATCCATTTTCCCCATACGAAATCCTCCTATTACCTTTTTGCTCAGTCTAACGACAGAACTAGTATAGCTAACCAACCTTAAATTTCCCTTAAAAAAAATACCTTTTTAAAAATTATTACCGTGATCATGCAGTTTTGTTTAATAGGATCATTCTGCATTAATCTATTAGTCTCTGCGTTTTCTTGTTCTAAAAATCAAAAAGAGACTCTCCAACATGGAAAACCTCTTTTAAGGCAGATTATATCTTATAAAAACTCTTTTATTGGACATTTCGTTCGCGCCTGGACCATGTTTTGTCCAATAGAGCCCTCTTATTGGACATTTTGACCGCTCATGGAACGGGTTTTGTCCAATAGAGCCCTCTTATTGGACATTTTGACAGCTGACGGCGGAGTTTGTCCAATAGAGCCCTCTTATTGGACATTTTGACCGCTCATGGAACGGGTTTTGTCCAATAGAGCCCTCTTATTGGACATTTTGACTGCTCACGGGCGGAGTTTGTCCAATAGAACCCTCTTATTGGACATTTTGACTGCTCACGGGCGAAGTTTGTCCAATAGAGCCCTTGTCTGCAGGGGGACGGACCAGGTCAGACACCATTTATCAACAAATACAATGATCGACGTTGCTTACCTGACACCCGTATTTTACAAATTCACTTTCACATGCTTCGCTATATAAATTTCCCCTCTTTGCTTGTAGGACAGGATAAATCCGGCCGGGACGCAGTTATTTTTGATGGTTAACCCTACATCCGCCATTAAATTATTGCCCTTCACTTTCCAATTCACGGATTGATAGAGTGGGAATCGATGCCGATAATATGTTTTGCCGCAAATATTGGCCACTTTCCAAACATGTCCACGCCCCTTTACCTGTATCGTTTTGTTAGTAGCGGTAATCTTGAAATCGCGCTCGATCGTGTGAACGGGGTTATCGATGTCCATTTCCTCATAGCGTTTGCCATCCAAAGTTTCTACCTGCTGAAGGATATGTGCTTCTTTCACGACTACCCACGTGCCAGTACCTATCGGCAAGATGACGACAATTTCTTTTTTCCCATCATGATTGAGATCGATGACATGTAATTCAGGCTGCCGTTCTTCTCTCATTTCCACTTCCCAGCCCTGTGTTTCCACCATTTCGTTCTCAATCTTGACACGGAAATCCTTATAAAGATTCTTATTTAGATCCGGTGTTGCGTATAGGTAGACCCCTTCTTTTTCATTCCCCACTACAAGTGTTTGTTTATCCTCAGTTGGTTTTTCAGCAAAAGCAAGGCTGGATCCACAGAATAATATCCAACATGCAGTAGCCAGTATCCTTTTCATCGTTTCCCCTTCCTTCATTTCATGTTACTTTAGTTTTTAGCATTCCTCTTTTTTCTTTCTTTATAAAGGAGTCTGACACCTGATTCTTCCACTTCAAGCTTTGACTTGTTATACGGCGGCAGGTAATATAAGCTTTAAGAAAAGGACCTGAATGAAAGGATTATGCACGATGAAACTTCATGAAACAGATGATCTTGGGGAAACGAGAAGAACCATTATCAGAACAGCTCATAAGCTCTTTATGGAATCTGGATATCGGCCGTGTCTACAAGGCAGATTGCGGATGCATGCGGGTTGACGCAGCCAGCACTTTACCATCATTTTAAAAATAAACAGACACTTTATATTGAAGTTATATTAAATGAAATACATAAAACCAAAACAGGGCTGGAACGGATCATCAAACGCCATAAAGATTTAAAGGAACGACTCGTTGAGGTTGCCTATTTTATTTTGGTAAATAAGCCTGAAGAAATGAACCAAATGTTCCGTGACATTCAACAAGAACTATCCGCAGACGCCAGAAAGTTGATTTCTGACAGCTGGTTTAATGGCTTTATCGGCCCTATCTCGGAAATTTTTGCAAAAGGGCTCGAGGCTGGTGACCTTCGCAATCCTGCCGAGTTTGGTACGAATCCAATCAATTCTGCCTTCCTTCTTCTTAACTTGCTAAGCCATACACCTTTAGAGGCAAAAAACTCTACTCCTCAGGATCAAAAAAGATCTATGAACAGCATGTAAAAATGATTGTGAATGTACTTTTATACGGGGTAGCTTCTGATAAGAAAAAAATATAATTCGTTTATATTTTTTTAGCAGCACATTATCACTTGATAAATTTAAAATCACATCTTATTCTGTATATATTAAACCATTAGTAAATACATTATAAACATCACTTATCAACTGATAAGTTAAGGGAGATGAAAAGATGAAAAAAGGATTTATGGAAAGCTACACTAAATCTGTCGGAGGAAAGCTTGGCAGATGGGTCACGTTAGCCATTTGGATTGCGGTTGTTGTTCTTTTGAATGCGCTATTCCCGCAGGCTAACACACAGGAAAATAACCTGGCTGCAAACCTAAAAAATCAACAGCCGTCTGTAGAGGCTCAAAAGCTTGCAGAAAAAGAATTTCCATCAGGGACTGGCAAACCAGCACTACTTACCTGGTACAGGAGTACTGGAATTTCAGATGATGACCTAAAGTCCATTCAGGGTTTTGCTGAAAAAATCACCAGTAAACCACTGCCATACCAAATTGATGCTGCACCTTTTCACAGGCTGCCCCTGCCAGCTTTAAAACAGCAGGTTTCAAGTGACGGCACAACTTTAATCTATCCGATCCTTTTTGAAAAAAAAGCAAGTACAGAGCAGTTGAATAAAAGTTTCGATGCATTAAACAAGCTGACATCATCCGAGTTTGATAAAAATCCATTAAAGACTTCTCTATCGGCTAAAAACAACTTACTTGTAAGGGTAACTGGCCCGGTGGGAATCGAGGTTGATGCGACGGCCCTGTTCTCCCAGGGAGATCTTAAGCTTCTTTTTGCGACGGTTCTTCTCGTGCTCGTCTTCCTGCTGGCCATCTACCGTTCCCCGATCCTGGCACTGGTTCCATTAATAGCAGTAGGGTTTGCTTACGGAGTCATCAATCCACTTCTCGGGGCTGCCGGCAAAGCAGGTTTGGTTACCTTCGACTCCCAGGGGCTTTCAATCATGACCGTTCTCCTGTTTGGGGCGGGAACGGATTATTGTTTATTCCTAATTGCAAGGTTTAGAAGTGTTTTACAGGAAGAAGATAGCAAAATGGCTGCTCTAAAAAAAGCGTTAGGCAGCTCTTCCGGTGCAATAGCCATGAGTGGTTTGACAGTGGTGTTTTCCCTGTTGGCCCTGCTTCTGGTACATTATGGATCCATTCAGCGCTTCGCCATTCCATTTAGTTTATCGATCCTCATCATGATGATCGCGAGCTTGACCTTGGTACCTGCCCTGCTTGGTATTTTCGGGAGAATCTCATTCTTCCCCTTCATTCCAAGAACGGACGAAATGATAAAAGAACGGGCGATACGTAAAGGAAAGCCTGTTCCTGCTAAAAAGGAAAAGCACAGAATCGGCTCCGCTTTAGGCCAATTTATTGTTAGGCACCCTAAAACGATTGCTGTTGTTACAACCGTGGTACTGGGAATTTTCGCTTTTTCCGCAAGCAAAATTACGTATACATTTGATACGTTATCCTCCTTTCCGAAGGATATGCCATCAAGGGAAGGCTTCCAGCTCATTTCGAAGCATTTCACACCAGGCCAGCTAGCTCCTGTTCAGGTGATCATTGACACAGAAGGAAAAGAGGTAAAAGTCGGAGATGATTTAAAGGCATTGTCCTTTGTTTCCAAGGTATCCGACCCACAGCAAGGAAAAAACAATCAAAATCTCTTATCCTATGAAGTCGAACTGGATGAAAATCCATATTCCAACCAAGCGATGGACCATATTCCGGTTATTAAAAAAGCAGTCAAAGCTTCCTTAAAGGACACTGGCCTTTCAAAAAATCATGTTTGGGTAGCAGGACAGACAGCAACGCAATATGACACAAGAGAAACGACAGACAGAGACGCATTAATCGTCATCCCCGTCATCATTGCGATGATTGCGGTCCTTTTGTTCCTATATTTGCGTTCCATTGTCGCCATGGTTTATTTAATGGCAACCGTACTGCTTTCGTTTTTCAGTGCACTCGGCCTCGGATGGCTCGTTCTTCATTATATGTTTGATGTAAATGCTATCCAGGGATTCATACCTTTATATTCCTTCGTCTTCATCGTTGCACTTGGCGAAGATTATAATATCTTCATGGTATCAAGCATTTGGAAAAAAGCCCGTAAACAGCCTTTGCCTGCAGCAGTGAAAGACGGAGTCGCCGAGACCGGATCGGTCATTACTTCAGCAGGGTTGATCCTGGCAGGAACCTTTGCTGTTCTCGCCACCCTTCCGATCCAAATACTCGTCCAATTCGGTACTATTACCGCCCTGGGTGTATTGTTGGATACGTTTATTGTCCGCCCATTCTTAGTTCCAGCGCTTACGGTTTGGATTGGAAAATATGTGTTCTGGCCAGCACGGGGTTCCAATGAAGCTGTAAAATATGATGTATAGCCTTATCTCCCCCTCATTTACTTGAGGGGATTTTTTTATAGGATAATATGATAAAAAGCCCTACAAAAGTAGGGCTTAATGACGCATTATTTCGTTAGACTGACACTTCTTTCTTTAAGGAAACAATACGCTTCGTTTCCTGTGACTCCAGTGCAGCTAATATTATTTGCAGTGATTTCATTCCTTCTTCACCGCTAATTAGTGGTTCTTTATTTTGTACAATGCT encodes:
- a CDS encoding protease pro-enzyme activation domain-containing protein — its product is MKRRKLLMPAVASLLSFTLFSSGGSSFAAAPSHVQLNGAAPIAAKHGKLIDHTSRSTKSSLTIALKLRNSDQLDSFIASLNDPSSPNYKHFLTPEEFKQQFGPTDETVANVKDYLKSQGFKVETISSNNAFITVSGTTGQMEDAFSVTINNYKNSNGQAYFANDKAPEIPAEFAGVITDVEGLDNESRYTHPQIRKPSPQVSNKPAAVEPRVGSGPSGGYTPAELKGAYNVSPLASAGYTGSGQTVAVMELDGYVASNVTNYSNYYGLGSPAPTNVYIDGFNGAACEGQVEVELDIEVINAIAPKAQVIVYEGPNTGQGLIDTYQKIATENKAKSISVSWGIGEQHASTASMNSLHTIFQQYATQGQSIFAASGDNGAYDSGGSTLEVDSPANDPYVTGVGGTHLNLSGSSYSSESIWANSSNKTGGGGGLSTLYAMPSFQSGTGVQNSYSNGKRQVPDVSADADPSTGYSIYSQGAWTVVGGTSAAAPLWAGIAALNNQYAAANGKGNLGQANPTLYKMFNTTQTYPAYHDVTSGNNLYYPATAGYDMASGIGTPDAYNLVRDINGSSGGSGGGGTVTELITNGGFESGQSPWTESSTGGYQLIDTSRPHTGSSSAYLNGYNSSTDTIYQTVTIPSTATSATLTFWTYVSTTETSHAYDYLYAQVRNTSGSALSTLLTLNDGTATGWVQRSYSLLNYKGQTVQIAFKGTNDSSNPTDFFVDDVSLKVQ
- a CDS encoding methyltransferase domain-containing protein, with product MDHREKWNRKHKERLDELREPVPNERLKNLSPYMQGGTALDIACGLGGNSLFLAQLGYEVMAVDISEVAADYVQEMAVKQGLMVTTMIGDLTKITSLPLKKHSFDFVMNTYYLERSIIPYVKELVKQNGFFFMETYYKSPNAEHQRVSSQYKLESNELLSEFRDWKILFFEENEQEGRQTIFCQKQGI
- a CDS encoding DUF6454 family protein, with protein sequence MKKVIFAIAAALTIGTVSTAFAYPDAFNSGKEGKEMAGKFQQLSRDNVWEQTEKVDLQFKTYHPQGMTKVGDLYYMSSVEIIEKPVKYDQPHDGYDRSPGKGIGHLFVFNKEGKLLKDIKLGEGSIYHPGGIAYDGESIWVPAAEYRPNSKSIIYKVDPQTMKSEEVFRTNDHIGGVLRDGKHGNLKAVSWGSRTFYEFNEKGKVLRKSTNPSHFIDYQDCESAGKESMICSGITELPQQSSSTAKYELGGLALLDMKKMNMVHELPITLFSPQGHVVTRDPVFLENTKLGIKMYAVPDDDQSSMLVYETKATKK
- a CDS encoding ElyC/SanA/YdcF family protein, producing the protein MKFLKKRLFWVLAIVLCSITFTTAYATNGTTQEPPTISTLKHDEPTSTRIKQLEDIAMYYYWHGGDIKKAETEIFKGITLKGKFDVVENAFIQAALLDPHNIDLKFSLASTQIIQKKLPEAFQTYKQILNLEPNHFNTNLVYGVYSRINGDERTYNRSISKLKRINAKKANEFVQKINRTEDIMKEKFNVEVPANLPQKDHAIVILGYALADDGSMQPTLIERLKAGLAIAKKYPNSKIIVSGGVPKQGVTEADAMSKWLISQGIEKDRILLENNSTDTVENGLFTTAILEKENLKDVTLVTSASHMRRALTVFKEASDFYDKMNGKKSGRNFTNMVYLDFPSLAEAQKVPNDEKLVIYRDLFRTSGIWQYPGLQR
- a CDS encoding RnfABCDGE type electron transport complex subunit D — protein: MTVKKWLKTPKGYVGMVLITYLLIASIESKDIKGIINGVAAVIVSIMVDILCNVVKKRKWSMPDGALITGFIISLILSTTTSFGIIAATAAIAILSKHLLVYKKKPIFNPAAFGLLLSVPFFHTGQSWWGAFGDLPAWTILFLLVGGYLVTNRVNKFPQVFAFMGTSFLLLLLMGHFNIGDEVDALRPPFINATLFFGFFMLTDPPTSPAKDKDQVLFGILTSAAGALIYGIFGGLMYLFIGLCIGNLYSFLKKRSSSQVSMNRKTVKNTRTMVSK
- a CDS encoding FAD:protein FMN transferase yields the protein MKKTKLFMDSVVEIQVVIRETMSTEEAEAKMERAFEAFRKVEQTCSRFSPDSELMNACRIIDNPIQISPFLFEPLKFALEIAKITDGEFDPAIGKVMEQQGYNRHYLTGEISENPSADSVTFRDIILDEQDRTLFLKKPLVVDLGAVAKGFAIDLAAQELKDFDGFLVNAGGDLFAGGVDRDGFPWKIGIQHPKKKDKIIHVVELSNEAICTSGSYERRHSKLPGMHHIINPKTGHSPNDWVSCSIIAPFAMMADAFSTAAFLLGHERGTQLIENIGLMGLLITSGLEVLRVGGK
- a CDS encoding FMN-binding protein, producing the protein MGKMDKKWVILCSTAVAGVYAAGFFSTETQATKLETQQHAQISMQTNGGNSSAVSTKTKQLYKDGTFTGTGMNRRGSIEVAVTIKNDKITDVEISNFAMHYSEDDIVGLPDEVLQTQSAQVMNVSGATYSTQAFEDAVQEALYQRQNA
- a CDS encoding TetR/AcrR family transcriptional regulator, which encodes MSTRQIADACGLTQPALYHHFKNKQTLYIEVILNEIHKTKTGLERIIKRHKDLKERLVEVAYFILVNKPEEMNQMFRDIQQELSADARKLISDSWFNGFIGPISEIFAKGLEAGDLRNPAEFGTNPINSAFLLLNLLSHTPLEAKNSTPQDQKRSMNSM
- a CDS encoding MMPL family transporter — protein: MKKGFMESYTKSVGGKLGRWVTLAIWIAVVVLLNALFPQANTQENNLAANLKNQQPSVEAQKLAEKEFPSGTGKPALLTWYRSTGISDDDLKSIQGFAEKITSKPLPYQIDAAPFHRLPLPALKQQVSSDGTTLIYPILFEKKASTEQLNKSFDALNKLTSSEFDKNPLKTSLSAKNNLLVRVTGPVGIEVDATALFSQGDLKLLFATVLLVLVFLLAIYRSPILALVPLIAVGFAYGVINPLLGAAGKAGLVTFDSQGLSIMTVLLFGAGTDYCLFLIARFRSVLQEEDSKMAALKKALGSSSGAIAMSGLTVVFSLLALLLVHYGSIQRFAIPFSLSILIMMIASLTLVPALLGIFGRISFFPFIPRTDEMIKERAIRKGKPVPAKKEKHRIGSALGQFIVRHPKTIAVVTTVVLGIFAFSASKITYTFDTLSSFPKDMPSREGFQLISKHFTPGQLAPVQVIIDTEGKEVKVGDDLKALSFVSKVSDPQQGKNNQNLLSYEVELDENPYSNQAMDHIPVIKKAVKASLKDTGLSKNHVWVAGQTATQYDTRETTDRDALIVIPVIIAMIAVLLFLYLRSIVAMVYLMATVLLSFFSALGLGWLVLHYMFDVNAIQGFIPLYSFVFIVALGEDYNIFMVSSIWKKARKQPLPAAVKDGVAETGSVITSAGLILAGTFAVLATLPIQILVQFGTITALGVLLDTFIVRPFLVPALTVWIGKYVFWPARGSNEAVKYDV